In Gemmata obscuriglobus, a single genomic region encodes these proteins:
- a CDS encoding phage minor head protein, which produces MTDGAGLSASRNSETSAFARFAEGDAFAPAGPDGARAAQLLARARADGAEVFATASESAVRRLLASGDPLGAPVLFDDQELGQIAEALARCVASADLMGRARIRRRAEMAERVAFADAGTDDPFHDFADAVPVLEPTTALEYFRRLVPTLGGGTARYGAKLDRHAFTLAVASDQTVLEKVKAAILKQLQTGAGAVPDVEQVLDDAGVSVANPQYADMVVRTNVLDAYNQGAQDEIADPDMQERFPAWEYLGILDDRTGDDHRPKIGKYFPTSVPFAAVRGSRVWNCRCSFAPVSKHLMSGIRVERSW; this is translated from the coding sequence TTGACTGACGGCGCCGGACTTTCGGCTTCTCGAAATTCCGAAACGTCGGCGTTCGCGCGGTTCGCGGAGGGGGACGCGTTCGCCCCCGCGGGGCCGGACGGCGCCCGGGCCGCGCAGCTCCTGGCCCGCGCCCGGGCCGACGGGGCCGAGGTGTTCGCCACGGCCAGCGAGTCGGCGGTGCGGCGGCTGCTCGCCTCGGGGGACCCGCTCGGGGCGCCGGTGCTGTTCGACGACCAGGAGCTCGGGCAGATCGCCGAGGCCCTGGCGCGGTGCGTGGCCAGCGCCGACCTGATGGGCCGCGCGCGGATCCGCCGGCGGGCCGAGATGGCCGAGCGGGTGGCGTTCGCGGACGCCGGCACCGACGACCCGTTCCACGACTTCGCCGACGCGGTCCCGGTGCTCGAACCGACGACGGCGCTCGAGTACTTCCGCCGCCTCGTGCCGACGCTGGGCGGGGGGACGGCGCGGTACGGCGCCAAGCTCGACCGGCACGCGTTCACGCTCGCGGTGGCGTCGGATCAGACGGTACTCGAGAAGGTCAAGGCGGCGATCCTGAAGCAACTGCAAACGGGGGCGGGCGCGGTGCCGGACGTCGAGCAGGTCCTCGACGACGCCGGCGTGTCGGTGGCGAACCCGCAGTACGCGGACATGGTCGTGCGGACCAACGTGCTCGACGCGTACAACCAGGGCGCCCAGGACGAGATCGCGGACCCGGACATGCAGGAGCGGTTCCCGGCCTGGGAGTACCTGGGGATCCTCGACGACCGGACCGGCGACGACCACCGTCCCAAGATCGGCAAGTACTTCCCGACGAGCGTCCCGTTCGCCGCGGTGCGCGGCTCGCGGGTGTGGAACTGCCGGTGCAGCTTCGCCCCGGTGTCGAAGCACCTGATGAGCGGGATCCGTGTGGAAAGGAGCTGGTAG